From Terriglobia bacterium, one genomic window encodes:
- the scpB gene encoding SMC-Scp complex subunit ScpB, which produces MSLKGQIEAIIYAAEEPVTVDQIATALKEHVASEPPAAGEEKKDPLAGLRAQVRNLIDELAQEYAASDRGMEIRQVAGGYRVSTKPEYHDVVRSFAKSLKSPVRLSLQALETLAVIAYKQPVTVPEISEIRGVDASGVIGTLLDRKLITTAGRKAVIGRPILYKTTKDFLLRFGLKDIGELPSVEEFEKLAAETIQADLFPTPEPVADATGVSEAPEPAAAASNDDGSS; this is translated from the coding sequence ATGAGCTTGAAGGGCCAAATCGAAGCCATCATTTACGCCGCGGAAGAACCTGTCACTGTGGACCAGATCGCTACCGCTCTCAAGGAGCACGTCGCCTCCGAGCCGCCCGCTGCCGGCGAAGAGAAGAAAGATCCGCTCGCCGGCCTGAGGGCGCAGGTCCGCAACCTGATCGACGAACTGGCCCAGGAATACGCCGCCTCCGACCGCGGCATGGAGATCCGCCAGGTCGCCGGCGGCTACCGCGTCTCCACCAAGCCCGAGTACCACGACGTGGTGCGCTCCTTCGCCAAGTCGCTGAAGTCGCCGGTGCGCCTGTCGCTCCAGGCGCTGGAGACGCTGGCTGTCATCGCCTACAAGCAGCCGGTGACGGTGCCCGAGATCAGCGAGATCCGCGGCGTGGACGCCAGCGGCGTCATTGGCACCTTGCTCGACCGCAAGCTCATCACCACCGCCGGGCGCAAGGCCGTGATCGGCCGCCCCATCCTCTACAAGACGACCAAGGACTTCCTCCTCCGCTTCGGTCTCAAGGACATCGGGGAGCTGCCCAGCGTGGAGGAGTTCGAGAAGCTGGCCGCGGAAACCATCCAGGCTGACCTCTTCCCAACGCCGGAGCCGGTCGCAGACGCCACCGGAGTCTCCGAGGCTCCGGAGCCCGCAGCCGCCGCGTCCAACGACGACGGAAGCTCTTAG
- the mutM gene encoding bifunctional DNA-formamidopyrimidine glycosylase/DNA-(apurinic or apyrimidinic site) lyase, producing the protein MPELPEVETIARGLAKRVTGDTVESAWIGEKPEPLKSPADEIVRTLEGASIARIHRQGKHIVFELRHKSDRAQFIVHLGMTGRLLIASPDLPVEKHTHAILRLRSGRELRFVDPRRFGRLSVHKEKRFEGMEPLDLGFELFRGLFRKRKTPIKSALLNQKLLRGIGNIYADESLARAGIRPRRRAGSLTRDQLHRLYGSIQQVLNEAIAAGGSSVSDYVDAEGDEGFFQLQHRVYGREGEPCLVCRTPIKRVVVAGRSTHYCPKCQR; encoded by the coding sequence ATGCCCGAACTCCCCGAAGTCGAAACCATCGCGCGCGGTCTGGCCAAGCGCGTCACCGGTGATACGGTCGAGTCTGCCTGGATCGGCGAAAAGCCCGAGCCCCTGAAATCGCCCGCCGACGAGATCGTCCGCACCCTCGAGGGTGCAAGCATCGCGCGCATCCACCGCCAGGGGAAGCACATCGTCTTCGAACTTCGTCACAAATCTGATCGCGCGCAGTTCATCGTTCACCTGGGCATGACGGGACGCCTGCTGATCGCCAGCCCCGATCTTCCTGTCGAGAAGCACACTCACGCCATCCTGCGCCTGCGCTCCGGCCGCGAGTTGCGCTTTGTGGATCCCCGTCGCTTCGGCCGGCTTTCCGTGCACAAGGAAAAACGATTCGAAGGCATGGAGCCGCTTGACCTCGGCTTTGAGCTGTTCCGCGGCCTCTTCCGCAAGCGCAAAACGCCCATCAAGAGCGCGCTGCTCAACCAGAAGCTGCTGCGCGGCATCGGCAACATCTACGCCGACGAGTCGCTGGCCCGCGCCGGCATCCGCCCTCGCCGGCGCGCCGGCTCGCTCACACGCGACCAGCTTCACCGCCTGTACGGATCCATCCAGCAAGTGCTGAATGAGGCCATTGCCGCCGGCGGCTCCTCGGTCTCCGACTACGTGGACGCCGAGGGGGATGAAGGCTTCTTTCAGCTCCAGCATCGTGTCTACGGCCGCGAAGGGGAGCCCTGCCTGGTCTGCCGTACGCCGATCAAGCGCGTGGTGGTCGCGGGGCGCAGCACGCATTACTGCCCGAAGTGTCAGAGATAG
- a CDS encoding ROK family protein, with amino-acid sequence MTAFAIGVDLGGTNLRIAAVDETGRLMEKLTIGTQISKGRGHVIDEMTAAIRAISDKFKKDTLLGIGIGVAGIIDMETGILREAPNLPGWEDYPVRDEIEKRLGTRVILENDANAAAFGEKWLGAARDYDDMCMLTLGTGIGGGIVLGGRVWHGFRGMAGELGHITIDPDGPACGCGSRGCVEQFASASAIVRMAKEAIASGRALELARAADQDPEFGSKVVYRMAVQGDRPAQEIYQKAGWALGIVLADLVNVFNLPMYVIGGGVSSAWEAFAPAMLKEVAARSFVYRATNTDADAPLDRKKTIITRALLGGDAGLYGAARLSMFP; translated from the coding sequence ATGACAGCCTTCGCCATCGGAGTGGACCTCGGGGGCACGAACCTGCGCATCGCCGCCGTGGACGAAACCGGCCGCCTGATGGAAAAGCTGACGATTGGCACGCAGATCTCGAAGGGCCGCGGCCACGTCATCGACGAAATGACCGCAGCCATCCGCGCGATCTCCGACAAGTTCAAAAAGGATACGCTCCTGGGCATCGGCATCGGAGTGGCCGGGATCATCGACATGGAAACCGGCATTCTCCGCGAGGCACCCAACCTCCCCGGCTGGGAGGACTACCCGGTGCGCGACGAGATCGAGAAACGCCTCGGCACACGCGTCATCCTGGAGAACGACGCCAACGCGGCCGCGTTCGGCGAAAAGTGGCTGGGCGCCGCCCGCGACTACGACGACATGTGCATGCTCACCTTGGGAACGGGCATCGGTGGGGGAATCGTCCTCGGCGGGCGGGTCTGGCACGGTTTCAGGGGCATGGCGGGGGAACTCGGCCACATCACGATCGACCCCGACGGCCCGGCCTGCGGTTGCGGCAGCCGCGGTTGTGTGGAGCAGTTTGCTTCCGCCAGCGCCATCGTCCGCATGGCGAAGGAAGCGATCGCCAGCGGACGCGCGCTCGAGCTTGCCCGCGCCGCCGACCAGGACCCCGAGTTCGGCTCCAAGGTCGTCTACCGGATGGCGGTGCAGGGGGACCGCCCGGCGCAAGAAATCTACCAGAAGGCCGGTTGGGCGCTGGGCATCGTTCTCGCCGACTTGGTCAACGTTTTCAATCTCCCGATGTACGTGATCGGAGGTGGCGTCTCCAGCGCCTGGGAAGCCTTCGCCCCTGCGATGCTCAAGGAAGTCGCTGCCAGGTCGTTCGTCTACCGCGCGACGAACACGGATGCGGATGCGCCTCTGGACCGCAAGAAAACTATCATTACCCGCGCCTTGCTCGGCGGAGATGCCGGCCTCTATGGCGCCGCGCGCCTGTCCATGTTCCCCTAG
- the hisC gene encoding histidinol-phosphate transaminase, protein MSKFEDLVPDYIRKLPGYVPGKPIKQAELESGTECIKMASNENPFGPSPKALQAMHEAAGEANFYPDNEITELRLRLAELNQVDINQVMVSNGSTAFLNIIARALLRPGLNAVTSERSFIVYPIATGATGADFITVPMKDHTFDLEAIAARVNADTRIVFIANPNNPTGTMVDAKAIDRFLDRLPDHVVTVLDEAYCDFATDFARERGIEYSHSLDYVREGRSVVVLRTFSKAHGLAGARVGYGFASERMITYFVRLQMAFAVSGMAEAAALAALEDEAHIRRTVENNRAGAKWLLEKFRDLGILAVPTSANFIYFEVDDAASVAKKVQAGGVIIRPLTGGWGCPNALRVTIGTPEQNERFILALAKATERASVGR, encoded by the coding sequence ATGAGCAAATTCGAAGACTTGGTGCCGGACTACATCCGCAAGCTTCCAGGATACGTTCCTGGCAAGCCCATCAAGCAGGCGGAACTGGAATCCGGCACCGAATGCATCAAGATGGCGTCGAACGAGAACCCGTTCGGCCCATCCCCCAAGGCCCTGCAAGCGATGCACGAGGCCGCCGGCGAAGCCAATTTCTATCCCGACAACGAGATCACGGAACTCCGGCTGCGACTGGCGGAGCTCAACCAGGTCGACATCAACCAGGTGATGGTGTCGAACGGCTCGACCGCATTCCTGAACATCATCGCGCGGGCGCTGCTGCGGCCGGGGCTGAACGCGGTGACCAGCGAGCGGTCGTTCATCGTCTATCCGATCGCGACAGGAGCCACGGGCGCCGACTTCATCACGGTGCCGATGAAGGACCACACTTTCGACCTGGAGGCGATCGCCGCCCGGGTGAACGCCGACACGCGGATCGTTTTTATCGCCAACCCCAATAATCCGACAGGCACGATGGTGGACGCCAAGGCCATCGACCGCTTCCTTGACCGCCTGCCAGACCACGTGGTCACCGTGCTGGACGAGGCGTATTGCGATTTCGCAACGGACTTTGCGCGGGAGCGCGGCATCGAGTACTCCCATTCGCTCGACTACGTGCGCGAGGGAAGAAGTGTGGTCGTGCTGCGCACGTTTTCCAAGGCGCACGGACTCGCTGGAGCACGCGTCGGGTACGGCTTCGCCAGCGAGAGGATGATCACGTATTTCGTGCGGCTGCAGATGGCATTCGCGGTGTCGGGGATGGCCGAGGCGGCCGCCCTGGCGGCGCTGGAAGACGAAGCCCACATCCGGCGCACGGTGGAGAACAACCGCGCCGGGGCGAAGTGGCTGCTGGAGAAATTCCGCGACCTGGGGATCCTGGCCGTGCCTACATCCGCGAACTTCATTTACTTCGAGGTCGATGATGCGGCCAGTGTCGCCAAGAAAGTGCAGGCCGGCGGCGTGATCATTCGCCCGCTGACCGGTGGGTGGGGCTGCCCCAATGCCCTGCGCGTGACCATCGGCACGCCGGAGCAGAACGAGCGCTTCATTCTGGCGCTAGCCAAGGCGACAGAACGAGCGTCGGTGGGACGGTAA
- a CDS encoding rRNA pseudouridine synthase, producing the protein MEERLQKIIAAAGIASRRKAEELITAGMVSVNGQVVTQLGAKADPERDHIKVGNKPLRGPERHVYILLNKPKGFVSTVSDPERRPTVMDLVRGVRARVYPVGRLDYGSEGLLLLTNDGALSAKLMHASSHVPKTYLVKVSGRPDEADIEKLRRGVRIGGKNDPRGGKPVMTAPAKIRIVREAENPWYEVTLIEGRNRQLRRMFEAVGHHVEKIKRVRYGPLELDVEPGTYRQLTPPEVQKLKNAAQGNRGTHRGKTLRRDTK; encoded by the coding sequence ATGGAAGAACGCTTACAGAAAATCATTGCGGCGGCGGGGATCGCTTCACGGCGCAAGGCCGAGGAACTGATCACGGCAGGGATGGTCAGCGTGAACGGGCAGGTGGTGACCCAGCTCGGGGCCAAGGCCGACCCGGAGCGCGATCACATCAAGGTCGGCAACAAGCCGCTGCGCGGGCCGGAGCGGCACGTATACATCCTGCTGAACAAGCCCAAGGGATTCGTGTCCACGGTCTCGGATCCCGAACGCAGGCCGACGGTGATGGACCTGGTGCGAGGCGTCCGGGCGCGCGTGTACCCGGTGGGACGGCTGGACTACGGCAGCGAGGGGCTGCTGCTGCTGACCAACGATGGCGCGCTGTCGGCCAAGCTGATGCATGCGTCGTCACACGTGCCCAAGACTTACCTGGTGAAAGTGAGCGGGCGGCCGGACGAGGCCGACATCGAGAAACTGCGCCGAGGGGTGCGCATCGGAGGCAAGAATGACCCGCGCGGCGGCAAGCCGGTGATGACGGCGCCGGCGAAGATCCGCATCGTCCGCGAAGCGGAGAACCCCTGGTACGAGGTCACGCTCATCGAGGGACGCAACCGGCAGCTCCGGCGCATGTTCGAGGCTGTGGGACATCACGTGGAAAAGATCAAGCGCGTCCGCTACGGGCCGCTGGAACTGGACGTGGAGCCGGGAACCTACCGCCAGCTCACGCCCCCCGAGGTCCAGAAGCTAAAGAACGCGGCCCAAGGTAACCGGGGCACACATCGCGGAAAAACGCTTCGGCGTGATACAAAGTAA
- a CDS encoding adenylosuccinate synthase: MKRGKTAVIVGAQWGDEGKGKIVDVLSDHFNVVARYSGGHNAGHTVIINGKKFILQLIPCGILRSGCRAVIGNGVVLDPMALLKEVAALRGAGVHVDGNLFVSNRAHVILPYHRMIELASENAPGRVKIGTTSRGIGPAYEDKMGRRGLRVADLLDATLLKTHIANACHEKNMIAHALFNSEPLDPDAMYDDYAAVAEQVRPFVVDTAVLLNKALAAGESIMFEGAQGTMLDIDHGTYPFVTSSSATSGGAVIGTGIAPNAIDSVIAVSKAYCTRVGEGPFPTELHDPMGDTLRKKGNEFGAVTGRPRRTGWLDLPLLRYSRIINGISWLVVTKMDVLDDLAEIPICVGYRIGGKKVTEVPAQISGYQKLEPVYEKLPGWQKPTSGVASIDKLPGKAREYLAFIEKEVGVKIGMVSTGPDRDQTMFADEFLASLPALEPQKVQAR, translated from the coding sequence TTGAAGCGAGGCAAAACCGCGGTCATCGTCGGCGCCCAGTGGGGCGACGAGGGCAAAGGGAAAATCGTTGACGTGCTCTCCGACCACTTCAACGTGGTAGCGCGCTATTCCGGCGGGCACAATGCCGGGCACACCGTCATCATCAACGGAAAGAAATTCATCCTCCAGTTGATTCCCTGCGGCATCCTGCGTTCCGGCTGCCGCGCAGTGATCGGCAATGGGGTCGTGCTCGACCCCATGGCGCTGCTCAAAGAGGTCGCCGCCCTGCGCGGCGCCGGCGTCCACGTGGACGGCAACCTGTTCGTCAGCAACCGCGCCCACGTCATCCTGCCCTACCATCGCATGATCGAGCTGGCCAGCGAGAACGCCCCCGGCCGGGTAAAGATCGGAACCACCTCGCGCGGCATCGGCCCGGCCTACGAAGACAAGATGGGCCGCCGCGGCCTGCGCGTCGCCGATCTGCTCGATGCCACGCTGCTCAAGACGCATATCGCCAACGCGTGCCACGAGAAGAACATGATCGCGCACGCGCTCTTCAACTCCGAGCCGCTCGACCCCGACGCCATGTACGACGACTACGCCGCCGTCGCCGAGCAGGTCCGCCCCTTCGTCGTGGACACCGCCGTTCTGCTGAACAAGGCTCTCGCCGCCGGCGAATCCATCATGTTCGAGGGCGCGCAGGGCACCATGCTGGACATCGACCACGGCACCTACCCGTTCGTCACCTCGTCGAGCGCGACTTCGGGCGGCGCCGTCATCGGCACCGGCATCGCACCCAACGCCATCGACAGCGTGATCGCGGTCAGCAAGGCGTATTGCACGCGCGTCGGCGAGGGCCCCTTCCCCACCGAACTGCACGATCCCATGGGCGACACGCTGCGCAAGAAGGGCAACGAATTCGGCGCCGTCACCGGGCGCCCCCGACGCACCGGCTGGCTCGACCTGCCGCTGCTGCGCTACTCCCGCATCATCAACGGCATCTCCTGGCTGGTGGTCACCAAGATGGACGTGCTGGACGACCTCGCCGAGATCCCCATCTGCGTCGGCTACAGGATCGGGGGCAAAAAGGTCACCGAGGTTCCCGCGCAGATCAGCGGATACCAAAAGCTCGAGCCCGTCTACGAGAAGCTCCCCGGCTGGCAGAAGCCCACCTCCGGCGTCGCCAGCATCGACAAGCTGCCCGGCAAGGCGCGCGAGTACCTGGCCTTCATCGAGAAGGAGGTCGGGGTGAAGATCGGCATGGTTTCGACCGGCCCCGACCGAGACCAGACCATGTTCGCCGACGAGTTCCTGGCTTCACTGCCCGCCCTGGAGCCGCAGAAGGTACAGGCGCGATGA
- a CDS encoding antibiotic biosynthesis monooxygenase: MIVLAVTWKAHPGKEDEVVRAFSNLQTESRKEPGCVLYIVHRGHEDRSLFLVYEQYKDEAALEAHRATVHFKQYARGELLKLGERVEANLYEPI; the protein is encoded by the coding sequence ATGATCGTGCTTGCTGTCACCTGGAAGGCCCACCCCGGCAAAGAAGACGAAGTCGTGCGCGCGTTCTCCAACTTGCAAACCGAATCGCGCAAGGAACCGGGCTGCGTCCTGTACATCGTCCACCGCGGACACGAGGACCGTTCCCTGTTCTTAGTCTACGAGCAGTACAAGGACGAAGCGGCCCTGGAGGCCCACCGCGCCACCGTGCACTTCAAGCAGTACGCGCGCGGGGAACTGCTCAAGCTCGGGGAGCGCGTGGAAGCCAACCTCTACGAACCGATATAG